One window of the Zea mays cultivar B73 chromosome 3, Zm-B73-REFERENCE-NAM-5.0, whole genome shotgun sequence genome contains the following:
- the LOC542101 gene encoding legumin-like protein (The RefSeq protein has 1 substitution compared to this genomic sequence), translating into MVHRTSIADVHVMCMDLSPKKPNKASASDGGAYYDWSPADLPMLGVASIGAAKLCLTAGGLALPSYSDSAKIAYVLQGKGIFGVVLPEATKEKVISVKEGDALALPFGVVTWWHNNADAAISDLVVLFLGDTSTGHKPGQFTNFQLTGSTGIFTGFSTEFVARAWDLTQDDAAKLVSTQPGSGIVRVKDGHKMPEARDEDRQGLVLNCLEAPLDVDIKNGGRVVVLNTQNLPLVKEVGLGADLVRIDAHSMCSPGFSCDSAYQVTYIVRGSGRVQVVGIDGTRVLETRAEGGCLFIVLRFFVVSKIADETGMEWFSIITTPNPIFSHLAGRTSVWKAISPAVLQSSFNTTPEMEKLFRSKRLDSEIFFAPSN; encoded by the exons atggtgcaccggacttccATAGCCGATGTGCATGTGATGTGCATGGATCTAAGCCCAAAGAAACCCAACAAGGCCAGCGCCAGCGACGGCGGAGCCTACTACGACTGGTCCCCCGCCGATCTGCCcatgctcggcgttgcctccattgGTGCCGCCAAGCTCTGCCTCACCGCCGGAGGTCTTGCCCTACCCAGCTACTCCGACTCTGCCAAGATCGCCTACGTCCTCCAAG GCAAAGGTATATTCGGCGTGGTTCTCCCGGAGGCGACCAAGGAGAAGGTCATCTCCGTCAAGGAAGGCGACGCGCTGGCGCTCCCCTTCGGCGTCGTCACCTGGTGGCACAACAACGCCGACGCCGCTATCTCCGACCTCGTGGTGCTCTTCCTCGGCGACACCTCCACGGGCCACAAGCCGGGCCAGTTCACAAACTTCCAGCTCACCGGCTCCACGGGCATCTTCACGGGCTTCTCCACAGAGTTCGTTGCCCGCGCATGGGACCTCACCCAGGACGACGCCGCCAAGCTCGTCTCCACCCAGCCCGGATCCGGCATTGTCAGGGTCAAGGACGGGCACAAGATGCCCGAGGCGCGCGACGAGGACAGGCAGGGCCTGGTCCTCAACTGCCTAGAGGCGCCGCTTGACGTCGACATCAAGAACGGAGGGCGCGTCGTGGTCCTCAACACCCAGAACCTGCCGCTCGTCAAGGAGGTCGGGCTCGGTGCTGACCTTGTCAGGATCGACGCCCACTCCATGTGCTCGCCCGGCTTCTCCTGCGACTCCGCCTACCAGGTCACCTACATCGTGCGCGGCAGTGGCCGCGTCCAGGTTGTTGGGATCGACGGCACGCGAGTGCTCGAGACCCGCGCCGAGGGAGGCTGCCTCTTCATCGTGCCAAGGTTCTTCGTTGTCTCAAAGATCGCCGACGAAACCGGCATGGAGTGGTTCTCCATCATCACCACCCCCAA CCcaatctttagccacttggcgggCCGGACATCGGTGTGGAAGGCAATATCTCCGGCGGTCTTGCAGTCGTCGTTCAACACCACGCCGGAGATGGAGAAGCTGTTCCGTAGCAAGAGGCTTGACTCGGAGATCTTCTTTGCGCCTTCAAACTGA